In Synechococcus sp. RS9909, one genomic interval encodes:
- a CDS encoding PLP-dependent transferase, translated as MSGRDLLRDPCWQAADLGHPLPNAVHAVSVALPRWRDVIAYEEKDPACRDALRAIYPRFGFHPLVEELARCALDAANTPDATSAWPYPTEAAARAAQTHCRRTAPETHTSIAIVHELPCLIADQTSTAAAKAFWQHAGLGASSRLAAIALGRESAPTPKVGVSAKRMVIERLARIYGCPTAAISLHPSGMAALHQALRRVCALRPGRPTLQIGFPYVDVLKQPQVLFHGSELLLDPSPSAVEAALDRLQPMAVVVELPSNPLLRCVDLAAIAALAHARAIPVIADDTIGSGLNINALPYADLVFSSLTKSFAGRGDVLAGSLIVNPESRWLRAGGDGDDPNAGALAPLADADAIALEEGSRDLEDRLPRLNRHTLELAERLAQHPAVARVFHPAGCPNFRALMRPTSRHGCIAPGHGCIAPGHGCLLSFELKGGRDRAERVYDALAVCKGPSLGTSFTLCCPYVLLAHYDELSWAERCGVPSHLLRVSVGLEDPDELWSRFHSALAA; from the coding sequence ATGAGCGGGCGCGATCTGCTGCGCGACCCCTGCTGGCAGGCCGCCGACCTGGGCCATCCGCTGCCCAACGCCGTGCATGCCGTGTCGGTAGCCCTGCCCCGCTGGCGTGATGTGATCGCTTACGAGGAAAAGGATCCCGCCTGCCGTGACGCCCTGCGCGCGATCTATCCCCGCTTCGGCTTCCATCCCCTCGTGGAGGAGCTGGCTCGCTGCGCCCTGGACGCAGCCAACACTCCGGACGCGACCAGCGCTTGGCCTTATCCCACCGAAGCCGCCGCCCGCGCCGCCCAGACCCACTGCCGCCGCACGGCACCCGAGACCCACACCTCGATCGCCATCGTGCATGAATTACCTTGCCTGATCGCGGATCAGACCAGCACGGCGGCAGCAAAAGCCTTCTGGCAGCACGCCGGTCTCGGCGCCTCCTCGCGGCTGGCCGCCATCGCCCTGGGCCGGGAGAGCGCCCCAACCCCGAAGGTGGGAGTCTCCGCCAAGCGCATGGTGATCGAACGCCTGGCGCGGATCTACGGCTGCCCTACCGCAGCCATCAGCCTCCATCCCTCCGGTATGGCGGCGCTGCATCAGGCTCTGCGCCGGGTCTGCGCCCTGCGCCCTGGGCGCCCCACCCTGCAGATCGGCTTTCCCTATGTGGATGTGCTCAAGCAGCCCCAGGTGCTGTTTCACGGCAGTGAACTGCTCCTCGACCCCTCGCCCTCGGCGGTGGAGGCAGCGCTGGATCGCCTGCAACCGATGGCGGTGGTGGTGGAACTGCCGAGCAATCCCCTGCTGCGCTGCGTCGACCTTGCCGCCATCGCCGCGCTCGCCCACGCCCGTGCCATCCCGGTGATCGCCGATGACACGATCGGCTCCGGACTGAACATCAATGCCCTGCCCTATGCCGATCTGGTGTTCAGCTCCCTCACCAAGAGCTTTGCCGGCCGGGGGGATGTGCTGGCGGGCAGCCTGATCGTGAACCCCGAATCGCGCTGGCTGCGGGCGGGGGGAGATGGCGACGATCCGAACGCCGGAGCGCTGGCACCCCTGGCCGATGCCGACGCCATCGCCCTCGAAGAGGGCAGCCGCGATCTGGAGGACCGCCTGCCTCGGCTCAACCGCCACACTCTGGAGCTGGCGGAGCGGTTGGCACAGCACCCGGCGGTGGCCCGCGTGTTCCATCCAGCGGGCTGCCCCAACTTTCGCGCCCTGATGCGACCCACTTCCAGGCACGGCTGTATCGCCCCCGGGCACGGCTGTATCGCCCCCGGGCACGGCTGCCTGCTGTCGTTTGAGCTGAAAGGCGGCCGCGACAGGGCCGAGCGGGTCTACGACGCCCTGGCGGTGTGCAAGGGCCCCAGCCTCGGCACCAGCTTCACGCTCTGTTGCCCCTATGTGCTGCTCGCCCACTACGACGAGCTGAGCTGGGCCGAACGCTGCGGCGTGCCCTCCCACCTGCTGCGGGTGTCGGTGGGGTTGGAGGATCCCGATGAGCTCTGGAGCCGTTTCCACTCGGCCCTTGCAGCCTGA
- the yidD gene encoding membrane protein insertion efficiency factor YidD, translated as MRESTTLSGGFPAQINRLISGLLLALIGVYRRWFSPLLGPRCRFIPSCSAYGLEAIQRHGPWRGGWLTLRRLSRCHPFTPCGCDPVPD; from the coding sequence ATGCGCGAATCCACCACTCTATCCGGCGGCTTTCCCGCCCAGATCAATCGCCTCATCAGCGGCCTGCTGCTGGCGCTGATCGGTGTCTACCGGCGCTGGTTCTCTCCCTTGCTCGGCCCCCGTTGCCGCTTCATCCCGAGCTGCAGCGCCTATGGCCTGGAGGCGATCCAGCGCCATGGCCCCTGGCGCGGCGGATGGCTCACCCTGCGTCGGCTCAGCCGTTGCCATCCCTTCACACCCTGTGGCTGTGACCCCGTCCCCGACTGA
- the cysK gene encoding cysteine synthase A, translated as MSRVYADNSQAIGNTPLVRLNHVTKGCKATVLAKVEGRNPAYSVKCRIGANMIWDAEKRGVLSEGKTIVEPTSGNTGIALAFTAAARGYKLVLTMPESMSIERRRVMAVLGAEIVLTEAAKGMPGAIAKAKQIAESDPAKYFMPGQFENPANPEIHEKTTGPEIWNDCDGAIDVLVAGVGTGGTITGVSRYIKNQAGKAIESVAVEPAHSPVITQTLNGEEVKPGPHKIQGIGAGFIPKNLDLSVVDKVEQVTNEESIAMALRLAKEEGLLVGISCGAAAAAAIRLAQQDAYAGKTIVVVLPDLAERYLSSVMFADVPTGIIEQPVAV; from the coding sequence ATGTCTCGCGTTTACGCCGATAACAGCCAGGCCATCGGCAACACCCCCCTGGTTCGCCTCAACCACGTGACCAAGGGTTGCAAAGCCACCGTGCTCGCCAAGGTTGAGGGCCGGAACCCCGCCTACAGCGTCAAGTGCCGGATCGGCGCCAACATGATTTGGGACGCCGAGAAACGCGGCGTGCTCAGCGAAGGCAAAACGATCGTTGAGCCCACCTCCGGCAACACCGGCATCGCCCTGGCCTTCACCGCTGCAGCCCGGGGTTACAAACTCGTACTCACCATGCCGGAGTCGATGTCGATCGAGCGTCGCCGCGTGATGGCGGTGCTTGGCGCCGAGATCGTGCTCACCGAAGCCGCCAAGGGCATGCCGGGCGCGATCGCCAAGGCCAAGCAGATCGCCGAGAGCGATCCGGCCAAGTACTTCATGCCCGGTCAGTTCGAGAACCCCGCCAACCCCGAGATTCACGAGAAAACCACCGGTCCTGAAATCTGGAACGACTGCGACGGCGCCATCGATGTGCTCGTGGCCGGTGTCGGCACCGGCGGCACGATCACCGGCGTGTCGCGCTACATCAAGAACCAGGCCGGCAAGGCGATCGAATCCGTGGCGGTGGAACCGGCCCACAGCCCCGTGATCACCCAGACCCTCAATGGGGAAGAGGTGAAGCCTGGTCCCCACAAAATCCAGGGCATCGGCGCCGGCTTCATTCCCAAGAACCTCGATCTCTCCGTGGTCGACAAGGTGGAGCAGGTCACCAACGAGGAATCGATTGCAATGGCCCTTCGCCTCGCCAAAGAAGAAGGTCTGCTGGTGGGCATCTCCTGTGGTGCTGCCGCTGCAGCCGCCATCCGCCTCGCCCAGCAGGACGCCTACGCCGGCAAAACGATCGTGGTGGTGCTGCCCGACCTGGCCGAGCGCTATCTCTCCTCGGTGATGTTCGCGGATGTGCCCACCGGCATCATCGAGCAGCCTGTCGCCGTCTGA
- a CDS encoding PLP-dependent aspartate aminotransferase family protein: MQKPAIATRAIHHGDSYAEGTGTVMPPIYATSTFAHGNPGGFDYTRSGNPNFRILEAVLASVEQCAHATVFGSGVSAITAIASTLRQGDLVLCEENLYGCTVRLFEQVFAKFGVRTEWVDFTDLSALTAIATRQPAMVWLESPTNPLLKVIDLAAVGAAAQEAGIPLVVDNTFATALVQRPLALGATLSLTSTTKYINGHSDALGGAVCTDDPAWHQKMVFAQKALGLMPSPFDCWLITRGIKTLPLRLRQQMASAAAIADHLAAHPAVTWVRYPHRADHPQHAVAQRQMQGGGAIVTININASREQAYAVCKALRWFTMAESLGGVESLICHPATMTHAAVSADVKEKLGISDGLVRLSVGCEDTADLIDDLDQALSLLP; encoded by the coding sequence GTGCAGAAGCCGGCGATCGCCACCCGGGCCATCCATCACGGCGACAGCTACGCCGAAGGCACCGGCACGGTGATGCCGCCGATCTACGCCACCTCCACCTTTGCCCACGGCAACCCTGGCGGCTTTGATTACACGCGCTCCGGCAACCCCAACTTCCGCATCCTCGAGGCGGTGCTGGCTTCAGTGGAGCAGTGTGCCCACGCCACGGTGTTCGGCTCCGGCGTGAGTGCGATCACTGCGATCGCCTCCACCCTGCGCCAAGGCGATCTGGTGCTCTGCGAGGAGAACCTCTACGGCTGCACCGTGCGCCTGTTTGAGCAGGTGTTTGCCAAGTTTGGTGTGCGCACGGAGTGGGTGGATTTCACCGATCTCTCAGCTCTGACGGCGATCGCAACCCGTCAGCCCGCCATGGTGTGGCTGGAGAGTCCCACCAACCCCCTGCTCAAGGTGATCGACCTCGCTGCTGTGGGTGCCGCAGCCCAGGAGGCGGGAATCCCGCTCGTGGTCGACAACACCTTCGCCACGGCACTGGTGCAGCGCCCCCTGGCGTTGGGGGCCACCCTCTCGCTCACGAGCACCACCAAATACATCAACGGCCATTCCGATGCCCTCGGTGGAGCGGTCTGCACCGACGATCCCGCCTGGCATCAGAAGATGGTGTTCGCCCAGAAGGCCCTGGGCCTGATGCCCTCGCCGTTTGATTGCTGGCTGATTACCCGCGGCATCAAAACCCTGCCGCTGCGCCTGCGCCAGCAAATGGCCAGCGCGGCCGCCATCGCCGACCACCTGGCGGCCCATCCCGCCGTGACCTGGGTGCGCTATCCCCATCGCGCCGACCATCCGCAGCACGCGGTGGCCCAGCGACAGATGCAGGGCGGTGGCGCGATCGTGACCATCAACATCAACGCCAGCCGCGAGCAGGCCTACGCGGTCTGCAAGGCCCTGCGCTGGTTCACCATGGCCGAGAGCCTGGGGGGCGTGGAGAGCCTGATCTGCCACCCCGCCACCATGACCCACGCAGCTGTGTCGGCGGACGTGAAGGAGAAGCTCGGCATCAGCGATGGGCTGGTGCGCCTGTCGGTGGGATGCGAAGACACAGCGGATCTGATCGACGATCTTGATCAGGCCCTCAGCCTGTTGCCATGA
- a CDS encoding glutaredoxin family protein, with product MTPSPTEPLALTLYSRQGCCLCEGLEQRLRELALHTLKPPLQLQVINIDAAGVDPALKARYDLEVPVLALAAGALPRVSPRLSGEGLFRWLQRACATRLGSD from the coding sequence GTGACCCCGTCCCCGACTGAGCCCCTTGCCCTGACCCTCTACAGCCGCCAGGGTTGTTGCCTGTGTGAGGGCCTGGAGCAGCGCTTGCGAGAGCTTGCGCTTCACACCCTGAAGCCGCCGCTGCAGTTGCAGGTGATCAACATCGATGCAGCCGGAGTCGATCCCGCCCTCAAGGCCCGCTACGACCTGGAGGTGCCGGTGCTGGCGCTTGCCGCCGGTGCGTTGCCCCGGGTGTCACCACGGCTGTCGGGCGAGGGTCTGTTCCGCTGGTTGCAACGGGCTTGCGCCACCAGGCTCGGATCGGATTAG
- a CDS encoding dual specificity protein phosphatase family protein has product MTVPQRFRINWVLVNELAIGPAPRAERHLTRLENAGVRAVLSLCSHAEAPPPEGLVERFACERLVLPDHRSGRLPETAELLTALELLAMLQHEHGAVFVHCVAAMERSPLVCLSWLVQRHKLKPAQALDYLMQVHPGTNPLPGQLALLQQIANSESINLNLKSY; this is encoded by the coding sequence ATGACGGTGCCGCAGCGCTTCCGGATCAACTGGGTGTTGGTGAATGAGCTGGCCATCGGCCCCGCTCCCCGCGCCGAGCGGCATCTCACTCGCCTGGAGAATGCCGGCGTGCGAGCAGTGCTCAGCCTCTGCAGCCATGCAGAGGCTCCACCTCCTGAAGGCCTGGTCGAGCGCTTCGCTTGTGAACGACTTGTGCTGCCCGATCACCGTTCCGGCCGTCTGCCCGAAACCGCTGAGCTGTTGACGGCCCTGGAACTGCTGGCCATGCTCCAGCACGAGCATGGTGCCGTGTTCGTGCACTGCGTCGCCGCGATGGAACGCTCACCGCTGGTCTGCCTCAGCTGGCTTGTTCAACGTCACAAGCTCAAACCCGCCCAAGCTCTCGACTACCTGATGCAGGTACACCCAGGCACCAATCCACTACCCGGACAGCTGGCCTTGCTGCAACAGATCGCGAACAGTGAATCCATCAACCTCAATTTGAAGTCGTATTGA
- a CDS encoding polysaccharide biosynthesis tyrosine autokinase, which yields MSNLIPRAGHSPNLAVQGIQTVQVRDLGTSVAAGPAAADDEIDLRELWRALKRRKKLVGVTAAAVVALAGMVTAYQRIFRPVYQGSFALLITDPISNEGGNGRNAAFAASGTMFEQLARNTTQNDIPTLIEVLQSPLLLAPIAKRFDLAENALASRIEISTGGAKRKEADGVLNVSLTGRDPEQDEVLLQAISTAYLQAALQQRQQRLADGIDFLNKQAPALQQKTEAIQNELAAFRRQHSLLEPTAEGGALKDRETAVATEILGLEAERSRLQRVRAEIAAGTLSARGFQEAISTGSGGGGQSAQGLSVSDADQSLLQQLLKVETELAEARAKYNPNSSMVLSLEARLNQLQPLLRQNQLEAVDAALSLNAGRLATAQAQERQLNVQFLRQPALIKQYEALQTRLKIAQDNLAGLVSARENFQLEIAQRSVPWRVIDPPKINPDPIQPSVPRNLALGAVLGLVAGAGAGLLRDRLDHVFHHPGEVKDDLGLPLLGHIPHVSFFQGVREDKRFLLQELDQSVSGGDADDRREQRYQRFFYQEAFRNLFTSIRFLNSDRPLRAIALTSSLPAEGKSLVNVLLAKTLSEMGQRVLLIDADLRKPQMHTRLGLNNLSGLSNLLADDGFHWRDVVQTVPGYDQWSLITAGRRPPDPTRLLSSQRMHSLVQELANGGEFDLVVFDTPPVLGLADAALVAEHCDGLMLLVSLDRVDRGLPKESVARIRSSGAPLLGIVTNAIKAGKQASAYGYGYGQYGYGKYGYGYGGYGYAAYDTSAAYAHYADPEGSEAPSANTSVAPGQPDQAEAGSQHWSAALRQRGRAVMRWLDS from the coding sequence GTGTCGAACCTGATCCCCAGAGCAGGCCACAGCCCAAATCTGGCCGTTCAGGGCATCCAGACCGTGCAGGTGCGTGATCTGGGCACCTCGGTGGCGGCTGGACCCGCTGCAGCCGACGATGAAATTGACCTGCGCGAACTCTGGCGCGCCCTCAAACGACGCAAAAAACTGGTGGGCGTCACCGCTGCCGCAGTCGTTGCACTCGCGGGCATGGTCACCGCTTACCAGCGCATTTTCCGCCCTGTTTACCAGGGCTCCTTTGCGCTGCTGATCACCGACCCGATCAGCAACGAAGGCGGCAATGGCAGAAATGCTGCCTTTGCCGCCAGCGGCACGATGTTTGAACAACTGGCCCGCAACACCACCCAGAACGACATTCCCACCCTGATCGAGGTGTTGCAGAGCCCGCTGCTGCTTGCCCCGATTGCCAAACGCTTTGATCTGGCAGAAAACGCTCTGGCGAGCCGCATCGAAATTTCCACCGGTGGCGCCAAGCGCAAAGAAGCTGATGGGGTACTGAATGTGAGCCTCACCGGCCGAGACCCCGAGCAAGACGAGGTGTTGCTCCAAGCGATAAGCACCGCCTATCTCCAGGCCGCCCTGCAACAGCGCCAGCAGCGCCTGGCCGACGGCATTGACTTCCTGAACAAACAGGCTCCGGCGCTGCAGCAGAAAACCGAAGCGATCCAGAACGAGCTGGCAGCGTTCCGCCGCCAGCACTCCCTGCTGGAGCCCACCGCCGAAGGCGGCGCCCTCAAGGATCGGGAAACTGCGGTGGCCACCGAGATCCTCGGCCTGGAGGCCGAGCGCAGCCGGCTTCAACGCGTGCGCGCTGAAATTGCCGCCGGCACCCTCAGCGCCCGCGGCTTCCAGGAGGCGATCAGCACTGGCTCCGGCGGCGGCGGTCAATCAGCCCAGGGGCTGTCGGTGAGCGATGCCGATCAGAGCCTGCTCCAACAGCTGCTCAAGGTGGAAACCGAACTCGCTGAAGCGCGTGCCAAATACAACCCCAACTCCTCGATGGTGCTCAGCCTCGAGGCCCGCCTCAACCAGCTCCAGCCCTTGCTGCGCCAGAACCAACTGGAGGCAGTCGATGCCGCCCTCAGCCTCAATGCCGGACGCCTCGCAACGGCCCAGGCTCAGGAGCGACAACTGAATGTGCAGTTCCTGCGCCAACCGGCCCTGATCAAACAATATGAAGCTCTGCAGACCCGCCTCAAGATTGCGCAGGACAATCTCGCCGGCCTGGTGAGTGCCCGCGAAAACTTCCAGCTCGAGATCGCCCAGCGCAGCGTGCCCTGGCGCGTGATTGACCCACCGAAGATCAATCCGGATCCCATCCAACCGTCGGTCCCCCGCAATCTGGCCCTCGGAGCCGTGTTGGGTCTTGTGGCCGGTGCCGGCGCCGGATTGCTGCGCGATCGTTTGGATCACGTCTTTCATCACCCCGGCGAAGTCAAAGATGACTTGGGTCTTCCCCTGCTGGGCCACATCCCCCACGTGTCGTTTTTCCAGGGAGTGCGGGAAGACAAGCGCTTCCTTCTCCAGGAACTGGACCAATCCGTGAGCGGCGGTGATGCCGACGACCGCCGCGAACAGCGCTACCAGCGTTTCTTCTACCAGGAGGCCTTTCGCAACCTGTTCACCTCGATTCGCTTCCTCAATAGCGACCGCCCCCTGCGCGCCATTGCTCTCACCAGCTCCCTGCCAGCGGAAGGCAAGTCGCTGGTGAACGTGCTGCTGGCCAAAACCCTCTCGGAAATGGGGCAGCGGGTGCTGCTGATCGACGCCGATCTGCGCAAGCCGCAGATGCACACCCGCCTGGGGCTTAACAACCTGAGTGGCCTCTCCAACCTGCTTGCCGACGATGGCTTCCATTGGCGCGATGTGGTGCAGACCGTGCCCGGCTATGACCAATGGAGCCTGATCACCGCCGGACGCCGGCCGCCCGATCCCACCCGTCTGCTCAGTTCTCAGCGCATGCACTCCCTGGTGCAGGAGCTGGCCAACGGTGGTGAGTTCGACCTGGTGGTATTTGACACTCCACCCGTACTCGGCCTGGCCGATGCCGCCCTGGTCGCAGAACACTGCGATGGCCTGATGCTGCTGGTCAGTCTCGACCGCGTCGACCGCGGTCTTCCCAAGGAATCGGTGGCACGGATCCGTTCCAGCGGCGCCCCCCTGCTGGGCATCGTCACCAATGCCATCAAAGCCGGCAAGCAAGCCAGCGCCTATGGCTACGGCTACGGGCAATACGGCTATGGCAAGTATGGATACGGATACGGAGGTTATGGCTACGCGGCGTATGACACCTCAGCCGCCTATGCCCACTACGCCGACCCCGAAGGCAGCGAGGCGCCATCTGCCAACACCAGCGTGGCCCCAGGGCAACCAGACCAAGCCGAGGCCGGTTCCCAGCATTGGTCGGCGGCGCTGCGGCAACGCGGTCGAGCCGTGATGCGCTGGCTGGATAGCTGA
- a CDS encoding SLBB domain-containing protein: MKGRLGAVVGLLAWFVTAATAPVVVVAKEFRLASSDVSRAATLQEDAYIIGPGDVLDLRLFDAPELSGQLEVLSDGTVPLPLIGSVRVSGLTLQQATGWFQELLSKQLIRPQLQLLVSKPRPIRVALVGEVERPGIYSMSLNETAQTEGGPATRLTGLPTVVDAIQKAGGITQLADLRTVLLRRRLPGDQLLYKQAKLDLLALVLEGVQSQNPYLFDGDTLILKPAEEVPEEAVELASVNLSPQVIQVNVIGEVETPGLLRLQANTPLVQAILAAGGPKAWRASKGNVELVRINRNGSATLKEFEIDLNQGASNQKNPPLRDGDTVRVKRSALARTSDAINAISQPVSGLVTIWSLFRLINTTSN, translated from the coding sequence ATGAAAGGCCGATTGGGTGCAGTAGTCGGCTTGCTAGCTTGGTTTGTGACTGCTGCCACGGCGCCTGTTGTTGTTGTCGCCAAGGAATTTCGGTTGGCGAGTTCTGACGTTTCTCGTGCAGCAACTCTTCAGGAGGATGCCTATATCATCGGGCCTGGTGATGTGCTTGACCTGAGGCTCTTCGATGCACCTGAGCTCTCCGGTCAGCTTGAAGTTCTTAGTGATGGGACCGTTCCTTTGCCATTGATTGGAAGTGTTCGAGTGAGTGGCTTGACGCTTCAGCAGGCAACGGGTTGGTTTCAAGAGTTGCTCTCAAAGCAGCTGATACGCCCTCAATTGCAGCTTCTTGTTTCGAAGCCCCGGCCGATTCGAGTGGCCCTTGTGGGCGAGGTGGAAAGGCCGGGAATCTATTCGATGTCTCTCAATGAGACGGCGCAAACCGAAGGTGGGCCAGCCACTCGGCTCACTGGCCTTCCAACCGTTGTGGATGCCATTCAGAAGGCTGGGGGAATTACTCAATTGGCTGATTTGCGAACCGTGCTTTTGCGGCGGCGATTGCCTGGCGATCAGCTTCTGTATAAGCAAGCAAAGCTTGATCTCCTGGCTTTGGTGCTTGAGGGCGTTCAATCTCAAAATCCATATTTATTCGATGGTGATACGCTTATTCTTAAGCCTGCGGAGGAGGTCCCTGAGGAGGCTGTTGAATTGGCTTCTGTTAACCTTTCTCCTCAGGTGATTCAGGTGAATGTGATTGGTGAGGTGGAGACACCGGGGTTGTTACGGTTGCAGGCAAATACTCCTCTTGTGCAGGCCATTTTGGCTGCTGGTGGGCCCAAGGCCTGGAGGGCTAGTAAGGGGAATGTGGAACTGGTTCGTATCAATCGGAATGGCTCGGCTACCTTGAAAGAATTCGAGATAGACTTGAACCAAGGAGCTTCAAATCAAAAAAATCCTCCCTTGCGCGATGGTGATACTGTCAGGGTGAAGAGAAGTGCGCTTGCGAGAACGAGTGACGCCATTAATGCGATCAGTCAGCCAGTGAGTGGTTTGGTGACGATCTGGAGTTTGTTTAGGCTTATCAATACGACTTCAAATTGA
- the queA gene encoding tRNA preQ1(34) S-adenosylmethionine ribosyltransferase-isomerase QueA, protein MPDPRDRLLSSYDYQLPEERIAQAPVEPRHAARLLMVPPVDAPVEEARHRQVWDWQNALQPKDLLVVNDTRVLRARLRVRRSGGGMAELLVLEPRGEGQWLCLAKPGKKLNPGDQVWLEAQVQEPLPLQVLASDAASGGRIVQFPPGCEDAIAIEALLERYGEVPLPPYIDRHDASDQERYQTRYAARPGAVAAPTAGLHLSDELLEALRGRGIALATVTLHVGLGTFRPVETEDLSELSLHSEWVEVSPALVEAVAACRARGGRVIAVGTTSVRALEGAAAAGGGSLIPIRQPVDLVIQPGYRFAVVQGLLTNFHLPKSSLLLLVSALIGRERLLQLYDAAIEQRYRFYSYGDAMWIDPGAVLPDARPPQGT, encoded by the coding sequence GTGCCTGATCCCAGGGATCGTCTGCTCAGTTCCTACGACTACCAGCTTCCCGAGGAGCGCATTGCCCAGGCGCCGGTGGAGCCGCGCCATGCGGCCCGGTTGTTGATGGTGCCGCCGGTTGATGCGCCCGTGGAGGAGGCGCGGCACCGGCAGGTGTGGGATTGGCAGAACGCACTCCAGCCCAAGGATCTGCTCGTGGTGAATGACACCCGGGTGCTGCGGGCGAGGCTACGGGTGCGCCGCAGTGGTGGGGGAATGGCGGAGCTTTTGGTGCTGGAGCCCCGCGGTGAGGGGCAATGGCTCTGTTTGGCCAAGCCGGGCAAGAAGCTCAATCCCGGTGATCAGGTGTGGCTCGAGGCCCAGGTGCAGGAGCCGCTGCCGTTGCAGGTGCTCGCCAGCGATGCGGCCAGCGGCGGTCGCATCGTGCAATTCCCCCCCGGCTGTGAAGACGCGATCGCGATCGAAGCGCTGCTGGAGCGCTACGGGGAGGTGCCGTTGCCTCCCTACATCGATCGCCATGACGCCAGCGACCAGGAGCGTTATCAAACCCGTTATGCCGCCCGCCCCGGAGCCGTGGCGGCTCCCACCGCCGGCCTGCATCTCAGTGATGAGCTGCTGGAGGCCCTGCGCGGTCGTGGCATTGCGCTGGCCACCGTGACCCTGCACGTGGGGTTGGGCACGTTCCGTCCTGTTGAAACGGAAGATCTCTCTGAGCTATCGCTGCACAGCGAATGGGTGGAGGTGTCGCCAGCCTTGGTGGAGGCCGTGGCGGCCTGCCGGGCGAGAGGGGGGCGGGTGATCGCCGTTGGAACGACCAGTGTGCGGGCTTTGGAGGGGGCTGCGGCGGCAGGGGGCGGCTCGCTCATTCCGATCCGGCAGCCAGTGGATCTGGTGATCCAGCCCGGCTATCGCTTTGCGGTGGTGCAGGGGCTGCTCACCAACTTCCACCTGCCGAAAAGTTCACTGCTGCTGCTGGTGAGTGCCCTGATCGGCCGGGAACGGCTGCTGCAGCTGTATGACGCTGCGATCGAACAGCGCTATCGCTTCTACTCCTATGGCGATGCCATGTGGATTGATCCGGGGGCGGTGCTGCCGGACGCCCGCCCCCCCCAAGGCACCTGA
- the rpsD gene encoding 30S ribosomal protein S4 — protein sequence MSRYRGPRLRITRRLGDLPGLTRKAAKRSYPPGQHGQARRKRSEYAIRLEEKQKLRFNYGVSERQLVRYVKKARAQEGSTGTNLLKLLENRLDNVCFRLGFGPTVPGARQLVNHGHVAVNGRVTDIASYQCKAGDVITIRERKGSKKLAEGNLEFPGLANVPPHLELDKTKLSAKVIGRCEREWVALEINELLVVEYYSRKV from the coding sequence ATGTCTCGTTACCGCGGCCCTCGCCTGAGGATCACGCGGCGCTTGGGAGACCTCCCCGGTCTCACCCGGAAGGCCGCAAAGCGGTCCTATCCCCCCGGTCAGCACGGCCAGGCCCGTCGCAAGCGCTCTGAATACGCGATCCGTCTCGAAGAAAAGCAGAAGCTTCGCTTCAACTACGGCGTTTCCGAACGTCAGCTTGTGCGCTACGTGAAGAAAGCGCGCGCCCAGGAGGGTTCCACCGGAACCAACCTGCTCAAACTGCTCGAGAACCGTCTCGACAACGTCTGTTTCCGACTCGGCTTCGGTCCCACCGTTCCCGGTGCGCGGCAACTGGTGAATCATGGCCATGTGGCCGTGAACGGTCGCGTCACCGACATCGCCAGCTACCAGTGCAAGGCCGGCGATGTGATCACCATCCGCGAGCGCAAGGGCAGCAAGAAACTGGCCGAAGGCAACCTGGAATTCCCTGGCCTCGCCAACGTGCCGCCCCACCTCGAACTCGACAAAACCAAGCTCAGCGCCAAGGTGATTGGCCGCTGCGAGCGGGAGTGGGTCGCTCTGGAGATCAACGAACTGCTGGTGGTGGAGTACTACTCCAGAAAAGTCTGA